From Psychrobacillus sp. FSL K6-2836, a single genomic window includes:
- a CDS encoding DUF58 domain-containing protein: MSIEQLVPKDWAGKLSRLSITTKSKLRGQHKGSHRSQRFGASLDFSDFREYSPGDDVRQIDWNVYARTDKYFIKRFLDEQEMRVHILLDTTKSMGDPIKWTFAKQLAVSLGILVLQRDDRLSFSAVSEGKKPPFRRKGATYRKAFIQTISDIEEPAMSSSFTDNALSFLPKDSTVLFVITDCLESIESWERLLQKLPKFAGDIRILQVVTGEEIDPPYGGDMQLVDIETSEQVNVSVSSRVLAAYHQERKEHQQRIELLCHKFGIKILQVNVEEGISHTMFHQLLRANWVQ; the protein is encoded by the coding sequence ATGAGTATCGAACAATTAGTTCCAAAGGATTGGGCAGGGAAGCTAAGTAGATTATCCATAACAACCAAATCAAAACTAAGAGGTCAGCATAAAGGTTCCCATCGCTCTCAACGTTTTGGTGCCTCTTTAGACTTTTCAGACTTTCGGGAGTACTCGCCAGGTGACGATGTGCGGCAAATAGATTGGAATGTATATGCGCGTACAGATAAATATTTTATCAAACGATTTCTAGACGAACAAGAAATGCGGGTACATATTTTACTTGATACGACTAAGTCAATGGGAGATCCGATTAAATGGACCTTTGCTAAGCAATTGGCAGTATCTTTGGGAATTCTCGTATTACAAAGAGATGATCGATTATCTTTTTCAGCAGTTAGTGAAGGGAAAAAGCCTCCATTTAGAAGAAAAGGAGCAACTTACCGAAAAGCCTTTATCCAAACTATTTCTGACATAGAAGAGCCAGCCATGAGTTCTTCTTTTACAGATAATGCACTTTCTTTTCTGCCGAAAGATAGTACGGTTTTATTTGTCATAACGGATTGCTTAGAAAGTATCGAATCATGGGAGCGACTCCTTCAGAAGCTACCAAAATTCGCTGGTGATATACGTATTTTACAAGTCGTTACCGGTGAAGAGATAGATCCACCATATGGAGGAGATATGCAATTGGTGGACATCGAAACATCGGAACAAGTGAATGTATCGGTATCCTCTAGAGTATTAGCAGCCTATCATCAGGAAAGAAAAGAGCATCAACAACGAATAGAATTACTTTGCCATAAATTTGGTATAAAAATACTCCAAGTAAATGTGGAAGAAGGTATTTCACATACGATGTTTCATCAATTACTACGAGCAAATTGGGTGCAATGA
- a CDS encoding AAA family ATPase, translating into MTFTTEDYMNMSKRLDEVRTEIGQFIVGQKEAVEFSIYCVLADGHALLEGLPGLGKTMLIRTVSEVLDLSFSRIQFTPDLMPSDITGTSMIERLENGKQQFTFQKGPIFSQMVLADEINRATPKTQSALLEAMGEKTVTVLGETKQMDRPFFVLATQNPIEMEGTYPLPEAQMDRFLCKILVSYPSKAELMEITKRTTGGQTIQLNKIMNAEEIVHAQQMVKEVLIADDMLEYAVDIIAATHPEEASIPEIAQYIQYGSGPRGLQSLIKLAKARALVAGRYHVSIADIKTVAKPVLRHRLLLNYEGEAEGKTADELIDLILQAVKQGQAV; encoded by the coding sequence ATGACTTTTACAACAGAGGACTACATGAATATGAGTAAGCGTTTAGATGAGGTAAGAACAGAGATAGGTCAATTTATCGTTGGTCAAAAGGAGGCTGTTGAGTTTTCTATCTATTGTGTGTTAGCGGATGGGCATGCCCTTTTAGAGGGATTACCTGGATTAGGTAAAACCATGCTCATACGAACAGTTTCGGAAGTGTTAGATTTATCCTTTTCACGTATTCAGTTTACCCCAGATTTAATGCCTTCAGATATCACTGGTACGAGTATGATAGAGCGATTAGAAAATGGAAAACAACAATTTACTTTTCAAAAAGGACCAATTTTTAGCCAAATGGTGTTAGCAGATGAGATAAATCGAGCAACACCGAAAACACAAAGTGCGCTTCTAGAAGCTATGGGTGAAAAAACAGTTACCGTTCTTGGCGAAACTAAACAAATGGATCGACCATTCTTTGTGCTTGCTACGCAAAATCCAATTGAAATGGAAGGTACCTATCCTTTGCCAGAAGCTCAAATGGACCGATTCTTATGTAAGATACTCGTTTCCTATCCTTCCAAAGCCGAGTTAATGGAAATAACTAAACGTACGACTGGTGGACAAACGATTCAATTGAATAAAATAATGAATGCCGAAGAAATAGTGCATGCTCAGCAGATGGTTAAGGAAGTACTTATAGCAGATGATATGCTGGAATACGCAGTGGATATAATTGCGGCTACACATCCTGAAGAAGCGAGTATCCCTGAAATTGCTCAGTATATTCAATACGGAAGTGGTCCACGCGGATTACAGAGTCTGATCAAGCTTGCCAAAGCAAGAGCTTTAGTAGCGGGACGTTACCATGTATCGATTGCAGATATTAAAACAGTTGCTAAACCTGTATTGAGACATCGTTTATTACTCAATTATGAAGGAGAAGCAGAAGGTAAAACGGCTGATGAACTCATCGACCTTATTCTCCAAGCAGTTAAGCAAGGACAAGCAGTATGA
- a CDS encoding ABC transporter permease, with amino-acid sequence MKQVFSNPVLVKEIKLRFRSPKSFIGILFYLIAMCIFVFGFIMLTTQFSGTGYFRPEESFFMFTMLTYIQLGLILFITPGLTAGAISSEREKQTLNILLTTAQSSFQIIIGKLTSSIAFLLLLLIAGLPIYSMVFLFGGVSPGQLGIIFLFFFLTMLAIGSIGIMYSTIIRKTIVSMIATYGTMIFLSAVTGFIYLVITGMNTMVSGSLASSPVGHFFASINPVVLVLTLVSPGSDTFITDTTKVDFPIWAGYAIFYICITAFTIFISVKKLRVNMKRTK; translated from the coding sequence ATGAAGCAGGTGTTTTCTAATCCAGTATTGGTAAAAGAAATAAAGTTGCGCTTTCGTTCCCCAAAAAGTTTCATAGGAATTCTATTTTATTTAATTGCTATGTGTATTTTTGTCTTTGGGTTTATCATGCTAACTACTCAATTTTCAGGGACTGGTTATTTCCGACCAGAGGAAAGCTTTTTTATGTTTACGATGCTCACCTATATTCAACTTGGGCTAATACTTTTCATCACTCCAGGCTTAACAGCAGGTGCTATTAGCTCAGAACGAGAAAAACAAACATTGAATATATTATTAACGACAGCTCAGTCATCATTTCAAATTATTATTGGCAAATTAACATCCTCCATTGCGTTTTTACTATTGTTATTAATAGCAGGATTGCCTATTTATAGCATGGTTTTCTTATTCGGCGGGGTATCACCAGGTCAATTAGGCATTATTTTCTTATTTTTCTTTTTAACGATGCTAGCTATTGGAAGCATTGGAATTATGTACTCGACCATCATTCGTAAAACAATTGTTTCTATGATAGCGACATACGGGACTATGATCTTTTTAAGTGCGGTAACCGGGTTTATCTACTTAGTTATTACAGGTATGAATACTATGGTATCAGGTTCTTTAGCATCTTCACCAGTAGGTCATTTCTTTGCGAGTATTAACCCGGTTGTGTTAGTTCTGACGCTTGTATCACCAGGGTCAGATACTTTTATAACAGATACAACTAAAGTCGATTTCCCAATTTGGGCAGGCTATGCTATCTTTTATATTTGTATTACAGCATTTACTATTTTTATATCTGTGAAAAAACTGCGGGTAAATATGAAGCGGACAAAATGA
- a CDS encoding ABC transporter ATP-binding protein gives MIEIKGLTKKYGSFYALNDLNLTLQEGTVFGFVGANGAGKSTTFSILATLLQPTSGDAIVNGKSVRTDASEVRKQIGYMPDFFGVYDQLKANEYLDFYGASYGIPEAERKVLIPQLLELVNLTHKRYEYVDLLSRGMKQRLCLARSLIHDPKILILDEPASGLDPRARVEMRDILKQLKGMGKTILISSHILPELAEMCDEIGVIDGGRLIAHGSVADIQAQLAGERHITVKVKGLLENVATFFEEDPFVSSVELHTEKNSVSFHYRGTEDDQINLLKKAMDHSFKIISFSETETDLEDVFMEITKGAK, from the coding sequence ATGATAGAGATTAAAGGGTTAACTAAAAAGTACGGCTCGTTTTATGCATTAAATGATCTAAATTTAACATTACAAGAAGGCACGGTATTTGGTTTCGTTGGGGCGAATGGAGCAGGTAAGTCTACAACCTTTTCAATACTAGCTACATTGCTTCAGCCGACCTCCGGTGATGCCATTGTAAATGGAAAAAGTGTAAGGACAGATGCAAGTGAGGTACGTAAACAAATTGGTTATATGCCAGATTTTTTTGGAGTGTATGATCAATTAAAAGCGAATGAGTATTTAGATTTTTATGGGGCAAGTTACGGAATTCCCGAAGCGGAAAGAAAGGTATTAATTCCTCAATTGCTCGAACTTGTTAACCTGACTCATAAACGTTATGAATATGTCGATTTACTTTCACGAGGAATGAAACAGCGATTATGCTTGGCTCGTTCATTAATACATGATCCAAAGATTCTTATATTGGATGAACCGGCTTCAGGACTTGATCCACGGGCTCGTGTAGAGATGAGAGATATTTTAAAACAGCTAAAAGGAATGGGGAAAACGATTCTCATTTCCTCACATATATTACCTGAGTTAGCTGAAATGTGTGATGAAATAGGTGTGATTGATGGAGGAAGACTTATTGCACATGGCTCAGTTGCAGATATTCAAGCACAGCTTGCAGGAGAAAGACATATTACAGTGAAGGTAAAAGGATTATTAGAAAATGTTGCGACCTTTTTTGAGGAGGATCCTTTTGTATCTTCAGTAGAATTACACACAGAGAAAAATTCAGTTTCCTTCCATTATCGAGGGACTGAGGATGATCAAATCAATTTACTTAAAAAAGCGATGGATCATTCGTTCAAAATTATTTCCTTCTCCGAGACAGAAACAGATTTAGAGGACGTCTTTATGGAAATCACGAAAGGAGCGAAATAA